A genome region from Lysobacterales bacterium includes the following:
- a CDS encoding DUF4124 domain-containing protein yields the protein MRRMLLAAALLAAALPVGAQQVYKWIDKDGTVHFTDSPPDESVNAERLVLRGATQSTLVDIQPRGMTREEVDLLYTPQQRQAACEQARANRTTLRNMTTVMLDKDGDGVPEELTAEEKAAELARAESQVNLLCREGDG from the coding sequence ATGCGCCGAATGCTGCTCGCTGCCGCCCTGCTCGCCGCCGCCCTGCCGGTCGGCGCCCAGCAGGTCTACAAATGGATCGACAAGGACGGCACCGTCCATTTCACCGACTCGCCGCCCGACGAGTCGGTCAATGCCGAGCGCCTGGTGCTGCGCGGTGCCACCCAGTCCACCCTGGTCGACATCCAGCCGCGTGGCATGACCCGCGAGGAAGTCGACCTGCTGTACACGCCGCAGCAACGCCAGGCGGCCTGCGAGCAGGCCCGTGCCAACCGCACGACCCTGCGCAACATGACCACGGTGATGCTGGACAAGGACGGCGACGGCGTGCCCGAAGAATTGACCGCGGAAGAAAAGGCCGCCGAGCTGGCACGTGCGGAAAGCCAGGTGAACCTGCTCTGCCGCGAAGGCGACGGCTGA
- the ileS gene encoding isoleucine--tRNA ligase, producing MSQDYKDTINLPATAFPMRGDLPAREPQRLAHWHGSDLYGRLQQAAADRPLYVLHDGPPYANGDIHIGHAVNKILKDMAVKSRLLAGFRAPYVPGWDCHGLPIEVAVEKKHGKVGQKLDAKAFRAECRRYAREQIDRQREDFKRLGVLGTWEAPYQTLDFRYEADMLRALAGIVERGHVVRGFKPVHWCFDCGSALAEAEIEYMDKRSPAIDVAYDAVDPKALAAKFGVAIGADDIVAVPIWTTTPWTLPASMAVTLAPDLDYALVEGAGRDGRRMLLVLAADLVEAVAGRYGIAEPNVLGRSAGAALEGLQLRHPFLDRQVPVILGGHVSAEEGTGAVHTAPGHGVEDFQVGQQYGLETLNPVSGNGTYLPDTPLFAGQHIWKANDAIVDALRERGVLLAHAQIEHSYPHCWRHKTPVAFRATPQWFISMDKAGLRADALAEIARIGRAQGWFPAWGEGRIRAMVEGRPDWCISRQRTWGVPIALFVERASQEPHPRSAELMRQVAALVEREGVDAWYDLDPASLLGEEAGRYEKVTDILDVWFDSGVSHHCVLGQRGELDRGDGAPPRADLYLEGSDQHRGWFQSSLLTGVALHGRAPYDQVLTHGFAVDAQGRKMSKSVGNVVAPQQVMKALGADILRLWVASTDYRNEMSVSDEILKRVADGYRRMRNTLRFLLGNLDGFDPAVHALPDGELLLLDRWALDQARRVQEAVVAAYGRYEFLEVVQRVQSFCSNELGALYLDMTKDRLYTMPAGSRGRRSAQTAMYHIAEAMLRWLAPVLSFSAEEAWQAMPGERPDSPLFATWYQNLPALGTDAPLAEVDFATLLALRAGTARVLETMRAAGTIGASLDAEVTLYLEPSLAERLAPVADELRFFFITSALDVQPLDQAPGGSEALALATGSQARIAARASEHAKCIRCWHHRPDVGAVADHPELCGRCVGNVEAVRTGAAGEDRRWF from the coding sequence ATGAGCCAGGACTACAAGGACACCATCAACCTGCCGGCGACGGCCTTCCCGATGCGCGGCGACCTGCCGGCACGGGAGCCGCAGCGGCTCGCGCACTGGCATGGCAGCGACCTGTACGGGCGCCTGCAGCAGGCCGCCGCCGACCGGCCGCTGTACGTGCTGCACGACGGCCCGCCCTACGCCAACGGCGACATCCACATCGGTCACGCGGTCAACAAGATCCTCAAGGACATGGCGGTGAAGTCGCGGCTGCTGGCCGGTTTCCGCGCCCCCTACGTGCCGGGCTGGGACTGCCACGGCCTGCCGATCGAGGTGGCGGTCGAGAAGAAGCACGGCAAGGTCGGCCAGAAGCTGGACGCGAAGGCCTTCCGCGCCGAGTGCCGCCGCTATGCGCGCGAGCAGATCGACCGCCAGCGCGAGGATTTCAAGCGGCTTGGCGTGCTGGGCACCTGGGAGGCACCGTACCAGACCCTGGACTTCCGCTACGAGGCCGACATGCTGCGGGCCCTGGCCGGTATCGTCGAACGCGGCCACGTGGTGCGCGGCTTCAAGCCGGTGCACTGGTGCTTCGACTGCGGCTCGGCCCTGGCCGAGGCCGAGATCGAGTACATGGACAAGCGCTCGCCGGCGATCGACGTCGCCTACGACGCGGTGGACCCGAAGGCGCTGGCGGCGAAGTTCGGCGTCGCCATCGGTGCCGACGACATCGTCGCCGTGCCGATCTGGACGACGACGCCCTGGACGCTGCCGGCGAGCATGGCGGTGACGCTGGCACCGGACCTCGACTATGCGCTTGTAGAAGGTGCCGGGCGCGACGGCCGGCGCATGCTGCTGGTGCTGGCCGCCGACCTGGTGGAGGCGGTGGCCGGCCGCTACGGCATTGCCGAACCAAACGTGCTGGGGCGCAGTGCGGGCGCCGCGCTCGAGGGCCTGCAGCTGCGCCATCCGTTCCTGGACCGACAGGTCCCGGTGATCCTGGGCGGCCACGTCAGCGCCGAGGAAGGCACCGGCGCCGTGCACACCGCACCCGGCCATGGCGTCGAGGATTTCCAGGTCGGCCAGCAGTACGGCCTGGAGACGCTGAACCCGGTGTCCGGCAACGGCACCTACCTGCCGGACACCCCGCTGTTCGCCGGCCAGCACATCTGGAAGGCCAACGACGCCATCGTCGACGCCCTGCGCGAGCGCGGCGTGCTGCTGGCGCATGCGCAGATCGAGCACAGCTACCCGCACTGCTGGCGGCACAAGACGCCGGTGGCGTTCCGCGCCACGCCGCAGTGGTTCATCTCGATGGACAAGGCCGGCCTGCGCGCCGACGCTCTGGCCGAAATCGCGCGCATCGGCCGGGCGCAGGGCTGGTTCCCGGCCTGGGGCGAGGGCCGGATCCGGGCGATGGTCGAGGGCCGGCCGGACTGGTGCATCTCGCGGCAGCGCACCTGGGGCGTGCCGATCGCCCTGTTCGTCGAGCGCGCTAGCCAGGAACCGCACCCGCGCTCGGCCGAGCTGATGCGGCAGGTCGCCGCCCTGGTCGAGCGCGAGGGCGTCGACGCCTGGTACGACCTCGACCCGGCGAGCCTGCTGGGCGAGGAGGCCGGCCGTTACGAGAAGGTCACCGACATCCTCGACGTCTGGTTCGATTCCGGCGTCAGCCACCACTGCGTGCTCGGCCAGCGCGGCGAGCTGGACCGCGGCGACGGCGCGCCGCCGCGCGCCGACCTGTACCTGGAGGGCTCCGACCAGCACCGCGGCTGGTTCCAGTCCTCGCTGCTCACCGGCGTCGCCCTGCACGGCCGCGCCCCGTACGACCAGGTGCTGACCCACGGCTTCGCGGTCGACGCCCAGGGCCGCAAGATGTCGAAGTCGGTCGGTAACGTGGTGGCGCCGCAGCAGGTCATGAAGGCGCTGGGCGCCGACATCCTGCGCCTGTGGGTGGCCTCCACCGACTACCGCAACGAGATGTCGGTGTCCGACGAGATCCTCAAGCGCGTCGCCGACGGCTACCGGCGCATGCGCAACACCCTGCGCTTCCTGCTCGGCAACCTGGATGGATTCGACCCGGCCGTGCACGCGCTGCCGGACGGCGAGCTGCTGCTGCTCGACCGCTGGGCGCTGGACCAGGCGCGCCGGGTGCAGGAGGCGGTGGTCGCCGCCTACGGACGCTACGAGTTCCTGGAGGTCGTGCAGCGCGTGCAGTCGTTCTGCAGCAACGAGCTGGGTGCGCTGTACCTGGACATGACCAAGGACCGGCTCTACACGATGCCGGCCGGCAGCCGCGGCCGGCGCAGCGCGCAGACCGCGATGTACCACATCGCCGAGGCCATGCTGCGCTGGCTGGCGCCGGTGCTCAGCTTCAGCGCCGAGGAGGCCTGGCAGGCGATGCCCGGCGAGCGCCCGGATTCGCCGCTGTTCGCGACCTGGTACCAGAACCTGCCGGCGCTCGGCACGGACGCGCCGCTGGCGGAGGTGGACTTCGCCACCCTCCTGGCACTGCGTGCCGGTACCGCCCGGGTGCTGGAGACGATGCGCGCCGCAGGCACCATCGGAGCGTCGCTGGATGCCGAGGTCACCCTCTATCTCGAGCCGTCCCTGGCCGAGCGCCTGGCGCCGGTGGCGGACGAGCTGCGCTTCTTCTTCATCACGTCGGCACTGGACGTGCAGCCGCTGGACCAGGCTCCCGGCGGCAGCGAGGCCCTGGCGCTGGCCACGGGCAGCCAGGCACGGATCGCGGCGCGCGCCAGCGAGCACGCCAAGTGCATTCGCTGCTGGCACCACCGGCCGGATGTCGGTGCCGTCGCCGATCATCCCGAGCTGTGCGGACGCTGCGTCGGCAATGTCGAGGCAGTCCGCACCGGCGCCGCCGGCGAGGACCGGCGCTGGTTCTGA
- the pssA gene encoding CDP-diacylglycerol--serine O-phosphatidyltransferase produces MPGPGGGRGRRPAARLHCRPGCPAGCRAKEHGPRMRRGVYLLPNLFTTGGLFAGFYAIVAAIHARPVEAAVAVLVAGLLDGLDGRIARLTNTQSEFGTQYDSLSDLVSFGLAPALLMYTWSLSTLRDWGNFAGKAGFAAAFLYAACAALRLARFNTQVGVADKRFFQGLASPAAAGLVVSFVWTCREFELSGADVAWPALGVMTAAAVLMVSNFRYYSFKTLKVNDRVPFLWALALLGVFVLLAIDLPRHMFILVAIYVASGPIYTVWNLRRSRRSRREQLRPPAEGGEEAP; encoded by the coding sequence ATGCCGGGACCCGGGGGGGGGCGGGGCCGGCGCCCGGCCGCCCGGCTACACTGTCGGCCAGGGTGCCCGGCCGGGTGCCGAGCGAAGGAGCATGGCCCGCGCATGCGTCGAGGCGTCTACCTGCTGCCCAACCTGTTCACCACCGGAGGCCTGTTCGCCGGCTTCTACGCCATCGTGGCCGCCATCCACGCACGCCCGGTGGAGGCCGCCGTGGCGGTGCTGGTGGCTGGCCTGCTGGATGGCCTGGATGGCCGCATCGCCCGGCTGACCAATACCCAGAGCGAGTTCGGCACCCAGTACGACTCGCTGTCCGACCTGGTCAGCTTCGGGCTGGCGCCGGCCCTGCTGATGTACACGTGGTCGCTGTCGACCCTGCGCGACTGGGGCAACTTCGCCGGTAAGGCCGGCTTTGCCGCCGCCTTCCTGTACGCCGCCTGCGCCGCGCTCCGGCTGGCACGCTTCAATACCCAGGTCGGCGTTGCCGACAAGCGCTTCTTCCAGGGGCTGGCCAGCCCGGCAGCGGCCGGACTGGTGGTCAGTTTCGTGTGGACCTGCCGGGAGTTCGAGCTGTCCGGCGCCGACGTCGCCTGGCCGGCGCTGGGCGTGATGACTGCCGCGGCGGTCCTCATGGTCAGCAACTTCCGCTACTACAGCTTCAAGACGCTCAAGGTCAACGACCGCGTGCCCTTTCTCTGGGCGCTGGCGCTGCTGGGCGTATTCGTGTTGCTGGCGATCGACCTGCCGCGGCACATGTTCATCCTGGTCGCCATCTACGTGGCGTCCGGGCCGATCTACACGGTCTGGAACCTGCGTCGCAGCCGTCGCAGCCGGCGCGAGCAGCTGAGGCCGCCCGCCGAGGGCGGCGAGGAAGCGCCTTGA
- a CDS encoding bifunctional riboflavin kinase/FAD synthetase, whose protein sequence is MTRLFRSLPVQPPDPRGCAVAIGAFDGVHLGHRHLLARAATVADERGLAAVALSFEPLPREFFAPQAAPARLTPARTRFELMAAAGMDAVGLLRFDARLAAMPATAFVDRVLAGALAARLVVVGPGFRFGQGRAGDIGLLRSRGEALGFAVEEAALRACADGERISATRIRGALAAGDFEGAAAMLGRPYAIAGKVVRGRQLGRKLGYPTANLPVRWRPAVTGILAVRVHGAGLAGWPAVASLGTRPTVGGGPAVLEAHLFDFDGDLYGRRLSVEFVAHLRGERRFDDLPSMVEQMHEDARQARAVLAAPALRASA, encoded by the coding sequence ATGACGCGGCTGTTCCGCTCGCTGCCGGTCCAGCCGCCCGATCCGCGCGGCTGCGCGGTGGCGATCGGCGCCTTCGACGGCGTGCACCTGGGCCACCGGCACCTGCTGGCGCGCGCCGCCACGGTCGCCGACGAACGCGGCCTGGCGGCCGTTGCGCTCAGCTTCGAACCGCTGCCGCGCGAGTTCTTCGCGCCGCAGGCGGCGCCGGCGCGGCTGACCCCGGCGCGCACCCGGTTCGAGCTGATGGCGGCGGCGGGCATGGATGCGGTCGGCCTGCTGCGCTTCGACGCGCGCCTGGCGGCGATGCCGGCGACGGCCTTCGTCGACCGGGTGCTGGCCGGTGCCCTGGCGGCGCGCCTTGTCGTGGTCGGGCCCGGTTTCCGGTTCGGCCAGGGTCGGGCCGGCGACATCGGCCTGCTGCGCTCGCGCGGCGAGGCGCTCGGCTTCGCTGTCGAGGAAGCGGCGCTGCGCGCCTGCGCGGACGGCGAGCGGATCAGCGCGACGCGCATTCGCGGCGCCCTCGCCGCCGGCGATTTCGAGGGTGCCGCGGCGATGCTCGGGCGGCCGTACGCGATCGCCGGCAAGGTCGTGCGCGGCCGGCAGCTGGGTCGCAAGCTGGGCTATCCGACCGCCAACCTCCCGGTGCGCTGGCGGCCGGCGGTGACCGGCATCCTGGCGGTGCGCGTGCATGGCGCCGGCCTGGCCGGCTGGCCGGCGGTGGCCAGCCTGGGCACGCGGCCGACCGTCGGCGGCGGCCCGGCGGTGCTGGAGGCGCACCTGTTCGACTTCGACGGCGACCTCTACGGGCGCCGGCTGTCGGTGGAATTCGTCGCCCACCTGCGCGGCGAGCGGCGCTTCGACGATCTGCCCTCGATGGTCGAGCAGATGCACGAGGATGCCCGGCAGGCGCGGGCGGTGCTGGCGGCGCCGGCACTGCGGGCATCGGCATGA